The following proteins come from a genomic window of Kitasatospora sp. NBC_01246:
- a CDS encoding peptidoglycan D,D-transpeptidase FtsI family protein, producing the protein MNKPIRRVSIFCLVLILALMVRTNWVQGVQAEAWATNKNNKRQVYDRYAHPRGNIIVDGKPVTQSDFVNGLRYKYKRSWVDGAMYAPVTGYSSQSFGASQLEQLEDGILSGSDDRLFFRNTLDMLTGEPKKGGDVVTTINSKAQKAAFDGLGNKKGAVVALDPRTGAILALVSTPSYDPGAFAGSESGDSKAWVDLNADPNKPMLNRALRETYPPGSTFKLVTAAAAFENGVFQSVDDQTQTPKPYILPGTKTELRNESDNEPCENATVKVAMDWSCNTVYGKIGTELGKEKMRAQAEKFGFNSTVDTPVRSEKSVFPTNSTPDGVALDSIGQHDTRATPLQMAMVSAAIANNGSLMQPYLVDQERSASLTTISKHTEKQYSQAMSPETAQKLQDLMVSVVDNGTGKNAKIPGLTVGGKTGTAQHGEDNAGLPFAWFTSYAKTPDGQSVAVAVVVEDGSNNRDGISGGRLAAPIAKAVMQAALGK; encoded by the coding sequence GTGAACAAGCCGATCCGCCGGGTCTCGATCTTCTGCCTGGTCCTGATCCTGGCCCTGATGGTGCGCACCAACTGGGTGCAGGGCGTCCAGGCCGAGGCCTGGGCCACCAACAAGAACAACAAGCGGCAGGTGTACGACCGGTACGCCCACCCGCGGGGCAACATCATCGTCGACGGCAAGCCGGTCACCCAGTCCGACTTCGTCAACGGCCTGCGCTACAAGTACAAGCGCTCCTGGGTCGACGGCGCGATGTACGCGCCGGTGACCGGGTACTCCTCGCAGTCCTTCGGCGCCAGCCAGCTGGAGCAGCTGGAGGACGGCATCCTCTCCGGCAGCGACGACCGGCTGTTCTTCCGGAACACCCTGGACATGCTGACCGGGGAGCCGAAGAAGGGCGGGGACGTCGTCACGACGATCAACTCCAAGGCCCAGAAGGCCGCCTTCGACGGCCTCGGCAACAAGAAGGGCGCGGTGGTCGCGCTCGACCCGCGCACCGGCGCGATCCTGGCGCTGGTCTCCACCCCGTCCTACGACCCCGGCGCCTTCGCGGGCAGCGAGTCCGGCGACTCCAAGGCCTGGGTGGACCTCAACGCGGACCCGAACAAGCCGATGCTCAACCGCGCCCTGCGCGAGACGTACCCGCCCGGTTCGACGTTCAAGCTGGTCACCGCGGCGGCGGCGTTCGAGAACGGCGTGTTCCAGAGCGTCGACGACCAGACCCAGACGCCTAAGCCGTACATCCTGCCGGGCACCAAGACCGAGCTGAGGAACGAGAGCGACAACGAGCCCTGCGAGAACGCCACGGTCAAGGTCGCCATGGACTGGTCCTGCAACACCGTCTACGGCAAGATCGGCACCGAGCTCGGCAAGGAGAAGATGCGGGCGCAGGCCGAGAAGTTCGGCTTCAACAGCACCGTGGACACCCCGGTCCGGTCCGAGAAGAGCGTCTTTCCGACCAACTCCACCCCGGACGGCGTGGCGCTGGACTCCATCGGCCAGCACGACACCCGGGCCACCCCGCTCCAGATGGCCATGGTCTCGGCCGCGATCGCCAACAACGGCTCGCTGATGCAGCCGTACCTGGTCGACCAGGAGCGCTCGGCCTCGCTGACCACCATCTCCAAGCACACCGAGAAGCAGTACTCCCAGGCGATGAGCCCGGAGACCGCGCAGAAGCTCCAGGACCTGATGGTCTCGGTGGTCGACAACGGCACCGGCAAGAACGCCAAGATCCCGGGCCTGACGGTCGGCGGCAAGACCGGCACCGCGCAGCACGGCGAGGACAACGCCGGGCTGCCGTTCGCCTGGTTCACCTCCTACGCCAAGACCCCCGACGGCCAGTCCGTCGCGGTCGCGGTGGTGGTCGAGGACGGCTCCAACAACCGTGACGGGATCAGCGGCGGCCGGCTCGCCGCACCCATCGCCAAGGCGGTGATGCAGGCCGCCCTCGGCAAGTAG